In Flavobacterium sp. N1736, the following are encoded in one genomic region:
- a CDS encoding RagB/SusD family nutrient uptake outer membrane protein, which translates to MKLNNITKAAVCISLLTTFGCTDNFEEINTNKEGITPELLEQDFNHIKQGFAPIFNNIQVITANFEWVYQLQQNLNSDIWSGYMATPTGFAGGINNTTYALVDGWNGFIWDYAYKNVMYNAVDIEKKSKGKFDQFYALSLILKVEGMHRLTDTFGPIIYSKYGNTSPTEYDSQEQVYNQFFNELDIAVADLTQRVDDGDTGESTFKTTDLTAYKGKYKQWVKFANTLRLRLAMRIVKVNPALAKLQAEKAVAHKFGVMQSNGDLFKIISPVYTNPLATISGSWLDIRMSADMESIMGGYEDPRTEAYFDPSTQFPGQYKGVRTGIEIAAKADHQDFSGLGTVAKTNEIVLMTTAEAYFLRAEGALRGWDMGGDAKSLYEQGIAASFGQRDAAGVAAYIADNTKLPKAYVDPKFPINNSPAVNNVTVAWDEAATNEVKLQKIITQKWIAGFPEGQEAWSDYRRTGYPKLFPVLKNYSGNTITTEFGVRRINFVQSEKSSNQGGVDSGISKLGGPDTGGTRLWWDTTGSNF; encoded by the coding sequence ATGAAACTAAATAATATAACAAAAGCAGCTGTCTGCATTTCATTGTTGACAACATTTGGTTGCACAGACAACTTTGAGGAAATTAACACCAATAAGGAAGGGATTACACCAGAATTATTAGAGCAGGATTTTAACCACATCAAACAAGGTTTTGCACCTATATTTAATAACATTCAGGTTATCACGGCCAATTTTGAGTGGGTATACCAATTACAACAAAACTTAAACAGTGATATCTGGTCAGGATACATGGCTACGCCAACAGGTTTTGCAGGAGGTATCAACAATACAACGTATGCATTGGTTGATGGCTGGAACGGATTTATCTGGGATTATGCTTATAAAAATGTAATGTATAATGCAGTAGATATTGAAAAGAAATCAAAAGGAAAATTCGATCAGTTTTATGCCTTATCATTGATTTTGAAAGTAGAAGGAATGCACAGATTAACAGATACTTTTGGTCCTATTATCTATTCTAAATACGGAAACACAAGTCCAACAGAATATGACAGCCAGGAGCAAGTTTATAACCAATTTTTTAATGAATTGGATATAGCTGTTGCAGATTTAACACAAAGAGTTGATGACGGAGATACTGGAGAAAGTACTTTTAAAACAACTGATTTAACAGCATACAAAGGAAAATACAAACAATGGGTAAAATTTGCTAACACTTTACGTTTAAGATTAGCAATGCGTATTGTAAAAGTAAATCCTGCATTAGCAAAACTTCAGGCAGAAAAAGCTGTAGCACACAAATTTGGAGTAATGCAATCAAACGGTGATTTATTTAAAATTATATCTCCGGTTTATACAAACCCGCTTGCAACAATTAGTGGTTCATGGTTAGACATTCGTATGTCTGCAGATATGGAGTCAATTATGGGCGGATACGAAGATCCAAGAACGGAAGCGTATTTTGATCCTTCAACACAATTTCCTGGTCAATACAAAGGAGTTCGTACCGGAATTGAAATTGCTGCAAAAGCAGATCACCAGGATTTTTCTGGTCTTGGAACTGTTGCAAAAACAAACGAAATTGTTTTAATGACTACTGCCGAAGCTTATTTTTTAAGAGCAGAAGGTGCATTAAGAGGATGGGATATGGGAGGTGATGCTAAATCACTATATGAGCAAGGTATTGCAGCATCATTTGGACAAAGAGATGCAGCAGGTGTAGCAGCTTATATTGCTGATAATACAAAATTACCTAAAGCTTATGTTGACCCTAAATTTCCGATAAATAATTCTCCAGCGGTAAACAACGTTACTGTGGCTTGGGATGAAGCAGCAACTAACGAAGTGAAATTGCAAAAAATTATTACTCAAAAATGGATTGCAGGTTTCCCTGAAGGACAAGAAGCATGGTCTGATTACAGAAGAACAGGGTATCCAAAACTTTTCCCGGTACTTAAAAATTATAGTGGAAACACAATCACAACTGAGTTTGGTGTAAGAAGAATCAATTTTGTTCAATCTGAAAAATCAAGCAATCAAGGTGGTGTAGATAGTGGAATTTCTAAGTTAGGAGGTCCTGATACAGGAGGAACAAGATTATGGTGGGATACTACCGGATCTAACTTCTAA